The Manihot esculenta cultivar AM560-2 chromosome 8, M.esculenta_v8, whole genome shotgun sequence genomic interval ttattttcaataatataaagagattagattatattaaagttaaaatatcttaattaaattttaaaataataaaagtaaaatttaaaaaataaaaaatttattaaaaattcaaaccaatcaaattgaattaaatcaaatcggttcggttcggtttaatttctgatcaaaattagttcggtttgatttttataaatacaaaaatttcagttttcgatttattcagtttagtttgattttaaatcaaatcaactcAATGCTAACCCCCGGCTTCTTATGCCATCTTCTCCTAAAGATGCCTATTGGAAGATTCTCCATAAGTTTTCTTTCCGTAGGAAATTGCTAGCATGATATTTACACCATTTTTTTTTGTtggttattaattttattttgtaacagTGACAAATGAATGCAAAACTAGGAATATTATGGGACGTATTTAGTCTTGAAATCAACTTAAAGTACTTTAATTTGAGTGAGCTGTTAAACTGCAGAGCATTGAACAAGAATTCTTGAAGATGCCAAGTCCGTTCTTTATGTTGTTGCTTGACTGCTTCACCagaaagaagaaggaagaaagtTGAGTATTGGGAAAGCTTTTTCACTATATATGATTGGAGCAATACATTGAAAATGCGACATTTGATGCTTGAAAGTTGGGTGTTAAGACACTCAGAAAGCCTAACTCTCCACCAAGATGCGGGTTTCGTTTTACATGTTCTCCAGCTTCAGAGGGAATACTTCTGCAGATCAAactgatttttaaatttagtggtCTAGAGAGGTTAGATCGAACCCTAATAGGATGGATTTTAAtagttataatcgggtttgggatgggttcgggttttaaaaataatactcattgcggattcgggttttatgtataggtacccactacccgaacccgtttatataaataattaatttaatataaaaaatatattttacaataatatttataaattttttttatatatttttatttaaaaatttaaatttaaatattctttaaaaatattatattttttaaatgaaaattattaatgagaaatattttttatataaattattaattaaaatatataagattaaacggattcggattttattcggataataataatcgggtttgagacggattcggatagtttaaattaatttttaatcggattTGGAAGGGGttcggatattactaatataaatcgggttcgAATTCAgggtagtttaattttcgcgggtaccctacccgatTATAGAGAACATTAATATCAAATTTATaagtgaaaataatttttttttaaaatatgattatGTAGATATTATTATAGTCTGTGCTATATAAGCTAAGTTTAACGTCATGGTTGCGTTATAATCAAGATTCAATAACCTAGCTAGGATAGAGATAAAGAACAAGAACTTTTCAAGGGTTGGTAATATCCTCCCAAAAAACTGTGGTTCTTATAGCAGAACATCATAACTATCTTTCATCTTTTTTACTGATTGATCCTCTGAAGTTACATGTAAGAAAAGAAAGCTTCAAATTGACTTATGGGCCTTCAAACTAAACATTTTTTCTCAAAGTATGATAAGGAAGATTTGTTAGTGCCTTCTATTCTTCTCCTATATCTGCTAGGAAGTTTCCTTGAGTGTCGTTATTACAGGTACACTTGAGTGGGTGGAAATTTGAAATCACTACCCAAAAGAGACTAGAGGCATACAACTATTTAGTACATAGAAGTTCATGGGATTTGCTTTGGTTAGAGGAAATTTAACCTAAATAGTAAATACATATCATTCCCTTCAATATCTTACAGACAATGATCATGCAGGCACTTTAGAAAGTAGTTAGTCAAATGATGTGTAGCTAAAAATCTACACAAGAGCATACCAACCACATATATCTAATATATCAATTTAACCAGGAGAAAATCCATTAGtgaattcattaaaatatttctaacgtttttaaaaatttattaattagttatttttaaatattttattatttgatctcGATaggagaaaatttattaaaaatatatatttattaatcctTTTATATTAAacatattttaaactttttaaacgatatttaacaaataaactaattaataaattttttaatatattaatgatATCTTAACAAAAACTCAGGATCAATATAATATCAATTCTCCATTATTTAGTAACTTATTAAGGTTTAACCTTATGGCATTCTAATATGAATCTCCTCCatacttaattaatttatcaagaatTTATTGTGGCGTTCTCAAaactggaatcgcttgattatctgtATTTCTAATCACAATaattggttaggggtgtagtagagcaaccttcgctccATTATCTATATTTATAATCACATTCGttagttaggggtgtggtagagcaaccttctagaaaatatttttgtcttgttctttgtcaagttgtgtgacgaGATTTTTGATCACATGTTGATCATGAGTTCCGTATCAGTTGGTATTATATCAATTGGATTATattagtctggtggtaagtaTATGTTACGTATCAAAGGAAAAGGTATAAGAATAGGGCTGGGTTAGCAGTGTAATTGGAGGGAAAAGGTATAACTATCTCTAACAACTTTTCCCTCCAATTACACTGCTAACCCGGCCCTATTCTTATACCTTTTCCTTTGATACGTAACAGTATATCTGATAAAATTTGAgatgtttttaattttattattctaatcctcatttcaaaggaaaaataaaataaaatagactaactaataaatttttctagaatatagagattaaataataattttttcttatttaagcTATTtgcaaggaaaaataaaataaaatagactaactaataaatttttctagaatatagagattaaataataattttttcttatttaagcTATTTGCACTatgcaaaatatatataatacccATCATTTCATTTTTTTGCCCTAAGCATAGGCATCCTTTAACCTAATTTACCCGTGTCTTCCATGTGTGATTCTCTCTTAGAACTAGTGAAGACATTATGTGCTATCTTGCAGTCGTAGAATAGTTGATTAGATGTCGTATTTCTTACATCTCTTTCTATTTCTGTACACTAACTGTCCAAAACAGAAGAAATATTTTTGTTGTACTCTATTTGTACCCTCTTTCTTAAAACTCCTATTCAATAGATATCATCCGTTAAAACCCAAACCAAAACATTATCAACTGCTGGCCAGAAGTCCCTCAAATATATGAACTTCACTTCTCAATCTACGCACTCCTAACTCTCCTTCTCTACAAGCTTCGTTTTGAATGGCAAGCTACACCACCAAATCTCAGCCCAAGAAACTCACTCTTTTCCTTAACACCTCcttcattttcctcttcattttctaCGTCACAATCTCATATTTTCTTGTGCAATCTAACCATGAAGCAGACACAAGCCGTTCCTTAACAGTTCAAGAATTGATAAAGAGCAACAGCTGCACTGAACTTCATGAGCACACAGATTCCAAATCCAAGTGTATGTTTCTCAAGTCTCATAGTGGGTGCAGGCCCAAGGGATACATAAACTATCTCCAAATCTTTTATTGCACTTGCGGTCAACTTCCTGTGCTTGGTCATGCTATTTTATTACTATGGCTTGCTGTTTTATTCTATCTGTTAGGTAATACAGCTGCAGAATATTTCTGCTCCTCCTTAGAGAACTTGTCCAAAATCTTGAAGCTTTCTCCAACAATTGCTGGTGTCACCCTTCTTTCTCTTGGGAATGGTGCTCCTGATGTTTTTGCTAGTATTGTTTCCTTCACTAAGTCTAGCAATGCTGGTGTTGGCCTAAATAGTGTTTTGGGTGGGGCATTTTTTGTGTCCAGTGCTGTGGTTGGTGTTATAAGTACACTAGTAAATTCTCAAGATATTTCAGTTGATAAATCTAGCTTCATTAGAGATGtctccttctttcttttgtctgttttttctcttctttttatcCTTGTTGTAGGAAAAATCACCTTATGGGCTGCCATTTCTTTCCTATCTATTTACTTCTTCTATGTTTGTGTGGTTTGCTGTATGCACTTTCTCTTTAGAAAACAAGAGAAAGTGAACCCATTAACCAATTCTTCGTCTTCAAAAAAATTCATCAGTAATAGCCATGGGGAAGTTGTGGAGATGGGGGTTCCATTACTTGGTTATGTTGACGATGAAAAGCCCATTTTGGTAGAAAAAACCAGCCTTCAAGGTGAGAAAGAAACAATGTGCTTCGGTCTTGATTCATCTTTTTCTTGGATTTTATATGTTGTGGAGCTTCCTTTGTACTTGCCAAGAAGATTGACCATACCTGTTGCTAATGAGGAGAGATGGTCAAAGCCCTATGCAGTTCTATCTGTGACATTGGCACCAATTCTATTGGCAGAACTATGTGACAcacaaagggaaaaaaaattggTTTCCAGAAGCAGCCTTGTGATCTTCATGACTGCTGGTTTCACAGGTCTGCTGCTTGGGAGTCTAGCATTTGTCACCACTAAGAAATCTAGTCCACCAAACAAGTGCCTCTTCCTTTGGCTGGTTGCTGGGTTTGTGATGAGCATAGCATGGACTTATATTATAGCTGAGGAGCTGGTCTCTCTGTTGGTTTCTTTAGGATATATATTTGGGATTAACCCTTCAGTTCTTGGACTCACTGTCCTGGCCTGGGGCAACTCACTTGGAGATTTGATAGCCAATGTGGCTATGGCAGTAAATGGTGGGGCAGATGGTGCTCAAGTTGCTATTTCAGGCTGCTATGCTGGTCCAATGTTTAATACATTGATGGGATTGGGCTTGTCATTTGTTATTTCATCATGGTCCAAATACCCATCTTATTTTGTGATCCCTAAGGATCCAACTCTCTATGAGACTTTAGGTTTTTTGATGGCAGGCTTGCTCTGGGCCCTTGTGATTTTGCCCAGAAAAAACATGAGGCTAGATAAATCTCTTGGTGTTGGCCTCTTAGCTATTTATTTCTGCTTTCTGTCACTAAGGCTGGCCAGGGCTCTTGGTGTTTTGAAACTTCATGGGATTTCTTTATTCAATATCTAGGACATGGGTTCTTTTGGAAACACATTCAGCCttgtattttatttatgataCATGGTATTGTAAGAGTCTAATGATATCAAGTTGTCCATTTTCTaccagaattttaatttttaaattaattttgcatGATGAATAAATAATAACTGATGTTCTGAAATCTAGAAAATAAGGTTTACAGTGGTTGTTAAAGTTTGGTTAGAGAATAAGACATTTCTCCCCTTttgttcttttttatttttcgctAGTGACGTCTAACTGCTTTTCTACTATGATGTCACCTGTCTCTGTCATTTAAATTCGTATGTACGGATATATCAGAATCTCTCTTcatgtcaggcggccatttaatttcctcCAGCGCGCATGCGGATAAGACTACGAGGTAGCTCGGCTTGCTCTCAGATCTCTTATCACGTCACTGCACTAGATTTTCTTCATATGGACCCACATGTGAAGTCTATTCGATTTGATTCTTATAACCAGACTAAAACGCGTAACATTGAACTGTCTCACCTTGAGAAAAATTTGATAGGTCTTGAATTTCTATTTATCTTTAAGTCTGATCTTACTTTAAATATAGAAAGTTCGGCGGTCATTAGTGATCATCCGTATAATTCCATCCAATTAAGGAATAGAGTAGTCCCCTCCTCTTCTTATAGATcctctattaaaaaaatttaaaaaatcttaaatgcatgataaaaaaaaaaaataaagttgatGGAACATACCAGAAATTGACAGAAGATAATACAAACATTGTAATACCTACTCAATCCAATGAACTTAGTTATATGGATAGTGATGGATAGAgaactttttaattaataggtattttattttattgaattttttctttggaaaattatattatgtcttatatttcaataatttttcaaaattttgtatATTTAATATCAGTTAGTGGAccctttttatataaataaataactaaaaaattgtatattatatctaataaaattaaatatttaaatagaacAATAAATTgttagtaaaaatattttttataaattattaattaaaatagataaaactaaacaaatataaaatattattcaaataaCAACCATcaataattttgagataataaaataaatttaattaaatttaaaagaaattgaaatattgaaaataattaaatataaatataaataatcaattttttaaagtatttttaattatattcaaaagcatacaaatatttaataaaatttagccGTAAACAAAATCaatattattcaatttaaatcaaaaaaattgatcgaattgaattaatttaaaattttagtttaattttttatttctttcaatttgatttaatttttaattttaaaaattttaattatttcagttcgattcgattttaataaaaaaatatttaaaaaataaatcaaatcgattaataataataatatattatttttaataatataaaaattatatcatattaaaattaaaatattttaattaaattttaaaataataaaaataaaatataaaaaataaaaaatttattaaaaatttaaattaaattaaattaatttaatttaatttttataaatgttaaaattttaaattttaatttatttaatttaattttaaatcaaaccccTAATAAAAATTACACACATTTTGTAAATGTCATGCAAGTTAACTAATGCAATAAATTTGGCTGTAAAAAGTACTGGTCCCTGCCTACAGAGAGGCCAATGTGGTCCAGTAAAAGTGTTTCTTGTTTATATTCCTTGTGCAATCACGTCACCCTCAGAAAAATACAATATAACgtatttaacatttttttaaaaaaaattaaattaattttagttattaaatatttattatttaattcatataattttaaaaaattattaattaatttttttatatataaatttctaataaatcttttgttttttttattacaaaatgttttttattcattaatgatgcatattttttataaaaaaaagcatcttgttaatataatttatgtatTCTATGTTtgtaattacaatattaaattttgtCTATCAATATTTCTCAATTtcagataaaaataattattttaaatttaatttaagtaaGACTAAAAGAGTGTGTTTCCtttttccaaaaataaaaagatttttttggatataaataaatagcttttttttttaccaaataaaaacaaaatgatTGGTGGAGGGTAACAATCAAAGCAGACAAATCGTGTTTGGAGTTGTCAGGCTCACTCCCCGttccataattataaaatagaattattttCTCGTcccccattttttttttttttataaatcgaAATAAGCAtttgtaaattttatcaaaatctaaaattaaatttggaaAAAGTGCAGCTTAAAGTAGATGGATAAATAGATTTCATGttattagaataaaaaaataaattatcaaaatacataacttttaatttaattaacttatGAATAGACCTGAATTAGTCAGAGACTACATTGAATTGACTTCTTTAATCACTTCATTCATTActtactaaaattataatattttatttgggatttgtttatttataaaaaaataatttttatttagaaaatattttataataaaataatttattttaatgaaaaaaaaaatgagagagcAAATTATGACCGTAGCATATCTAATTCCCGTTTCAATATGCATAAGCTTACAGCAAAAGCCAAAACCTATACGTCTCTGACACTATGACAAAGGTCTAGATCAAGTGGGCTTGGCCATGAGATGATGAGATGCCGCTACTGAAATTGCCAGAAAACTATTGTGACCATTCTGCCGATCTGGGACCTATCTTTGTTGTTTGCTAATACAGCATTCTGCCAAAGAGAAATACATCCAGAATTTGACATCTTCACAAAAACCCACCTTCCAATTAATCAAGAACCGAATCTTTTCCAATTTCATATTCTTCACATTTCTGGGATttcataatcataaaccaatctcaaattatattcattatttttgccaatacagttaaaaaaaaaagaaagaaagaaagaaagatagATTACGCCTTAACTCTATTTCTAGAACGAAACATACCAAATTGGTGAGTTTGAAAAGTTTTGATATCGTAAATTTCACTACCTTACTTTAAAAACAACATCGTGTGAGGTTCTCACCAAAACACTTTTCTCAGATCTTTGATAGCTACATACACAGTTCAAGCTGGGACCATGATTGCATCAGTAGATCAACGAGCTGGATCTCTGGTTTTGTCAATTATTGTTGTTTGGTGAGTTTATAGCTGCTTTATCCAACATTTATTAGTTCATTGTAAAAGGAATATAATCTGTATTTCTTGAAG includes:
- the LOC110620594 gene encoding cation/calcium exchanger 1 translates to MASYTTKSQPKKLTLFLNTSFIFLFIFYVTISYFLVQSNHEADTSRSLTVQELIKSNSCTELHEHTDSKSKCMFLKSHSGCRPKGYINYLQIFYCTCGQLPVLGHAILLLWLAVLFYLLGNTAAEYFCSSLENLSKILKLSPTIAGVTLLSLGNGAPDVFASIVSFTKSSNAGVGLNSVLGGAFFVSSAVVGVISTLVNSQDISVDKSSFIRDVSFFLLSVFSLLFILVVGKITLWAAISFLSIYFFYVCVVCCMHFLFRKQEKVNPLTNSSSSKKFISNSHGEVVEMGVPLLGYVDDEKPILVEKTSLQGEKETMCFGLDSSFSWILYVVELPLYLPRRLTIPVANEERWSKPYAVLSVTLAPILLAELCDTQREKKLVSRSSLVIFMTAGFTGLLLGSLAFVTTKKSSPPNKCLFLWLVAGFVMSIAWTYIIAEELVSLLVSLGYIFGINPSVLGLTVLAWGNSLGDLIANVAMAVNGGADGAQVAISGCYAGPMFNTLMGLGLSFVISSWSKYPSYFVIPKDPTLYETLGFLMAGLLWALVILPRKNMRLDKSLGVGLLAIYFCFLSLRLARALGVLKLHGISLFNI